The following DNA comes from Peribacillus sp. FSL E2-0218.
CAAAAGGATGGCAGCAAGAGGCAGTGCTGAGGATGTTGATGAATAATCTGGATCCTGAAGTAGCCGAACGGCCCGAGGATCTCGTGGTTTATGGCGGGATTGGGAAAGCAGCTCGTAACTGGGAATGCTTTGATGCAATCGTCAAATCACTGAAAGAGCTTGAAGATGATGAGACTTTATTGGTCCAATCGGGTAAACCGGTGGCGATTTTTAGAACGCATACCGATGCGCCGCGCGTCCTGCTTGCCAATTCGAACATCGTTCCTGCTTATGCAAATTGGGAAACATTCCATGAGCTCGATAAAAAAGGCTTGATGATGTATGGACAAATGACGGCAGGTAGCTGGATATATATCGGGTCACAAGGAATTGTGCAAGGTACATATGAAACATTTGCCGAGCTTGCCAAACAACATTTCAATTCTTCATTAAAAGGCACGATTACGTTAACGGCAGGTTTAGGCGGTATGGGTGGGGCACAGCCGCTAGCCGTTACGATGAACGGCGGAGTCTGTATTGGAATCGATGTGGATGAGACAAGGATCGACAGAAGGATCGAAACTCGTTATACCGATGTGAAAACGGATTCATTGGATGAAGCCATTCGTTTAGCGACGGAAGCCAAGCATGCAGGGAAAGCATTATCGATTGGTTTGATTGGGAATGCTTCCGATCTTCTTCCTGAAATGATCGCCCGGAACTTCATTCCGGATGTCCTGACGGATCAAACTTCCGCCCATGATCCGCTAAATGGATATACGCCTTCAGGCATGAATATGGTGGAGGCTGCAGAATTACGAAGTGCAGATCCAGATGAATATATTAAACTCTCAAAAGCTTCCATGGCCAAACATGTAAGTGCGATGCTAGAGATGATGGAAAAAGGGGCCATTACGTTCGATTATGGCAACAATATCCGTCAAGTTGCGAAAGATGAAGGGGTGGAGAATGCCTTTGACTTCCCTGGTTTCGTTCCAGCCTATATCCGGCCGCAATTTTGTGAAGGAAAAGGTCCGTTTCGCTGGGTGGCGTTATCTGGTGATCCTGAAGACATTTATAAAACGGATCAAGCGATTCTACGCGAATTTGCTGATAATGAACATTTATGTAACTGGATTAAAATGGCTCAAGAAAAAATCCAATTTCAAGGTTTGCCATCGCGCATTTGCTGGCTTGGTTATGGCGAGCGTGCCCGCTTCGGGAAAATCCTCAATGATATGGTCGCAAGCGGTGAATTGAAGGCGCCGATCGTAATTGGGCGAGATCATTTGGATTCAGGGTCTGTCGCTTCACCGAATCGTGAAACGGAAGCGATGAAGGATGGTTCGGATGTAGTGGCTGACTGGCCGATCTTGAATGCAATGGTCAATGCCGTGGGTGGAGCCACTTGGGTGTCCGTACATCATGGCGGCGGAGTGGGAATGGGGTACTCCATGCATGCTGGAGTCGTCATTGTCGCTGACGGCACGAAAGAAGCAGGGGCGAGAATTGAACGTGTCTTGACGACCGACCCGGGGATGGGTGTAGTTCGACATGTGGATGCAGGCTATGAGCTGGCAGAGAAAACGGCACGTGAAAAAGGGATTCATATCCCAATGCTTAACAAAGGAAATGATGAGTCATGACAAAACCGATTTGGATAAAGCATGCCGCACAACTCGCTACACTTGCACAACATGGCGGGGCTCCTCGTTCCAAGGAAGCAATGTCTGAGCTGGGGTTGATTGAAGACGGAAGCATCTGGATGGAAGCTGGCCTGATTCAAGCGGTCGGAACTACCAAAGAATTGGAAGAACGCTATGCAGATAGGATTCATGAAGCTGAAGTATTCGATGCCGCTGGCCATTTGGTGACCCCAGGACTGGTTGACCCGCATACACACGTCGTATACGGCGGGAGCCGGGAGCGTGAATTCGAGATGCGTCTCGAAGGTGCAACATATATGGACATCATGAACTCTGGAGGCGGCATTCATGCCACCACCCGCATGACCCGTGAAGCAAGCGAACAAGAATTGATGGAGCAAACCGCACGCCGCCTTGATTCGTTTCTCGCTCATGGTGTAACGACAGTAGAGGGTAAAAGCGGCTATGGAATGAATGTGGAAACGGAATTGAAACAGCTGAGAGTGATGAAAAAGCTGCAGGAAGAACATCCCATCGATCTCGTTCCCACTTTTATGGGAGCACATGCGGTACCCAACGATTATAAAGGTCGTGAAGATGAATTTGTCGATCATTTGATTAATGATATGCTTCCAATCGTGTCTGAAGAAAAGCTAGCTGAATTCAATGATGTATTTTGTGAAAAGGGTGTCTATACTCCTGAGCAATCGGAGCGGATTTTAACGGCTGGAAAAAGGTATGGATTGATTCCTAAAATTCATGCCGATGAAATTGAGCCATATGGCGGAGCTGAATTAGCGGCCAAGGTAGGGGCGATTTCAGCCGAGCATCTATTGAAGGTTTCACAAGAGGGGATAAAGGCAATGGCAAAGTCAGGAACGATTGCCTGCTTGCTTCCGGCCACCGCTTTGTACTTACGGGAAGAAGCGGCCCCTGGCAGGAGGATGGTCGATGAAGGTGTGGCCGTTGCCATTTCCACCGATTGCAATCCAGGTTCCTCCCCGACGACTTCCATGCCGCTCGTCATGAACCTGGCATGCATTTCGATGCGTCTTACCCCTGCCGAAGCACTGACGGCGGCAACATACAATGCCGCGTGTGCCATCAACAGGCAAAACAAGGTCGGCTCACTTGAGGTCGGAAAACAAGCGGATGTCGTTTTATGGAATGTTGAAAACTATCAGGAATTGCAATATTTATTCGGGGTCAACCATGTTAAGTCTGTATGGAAAAACGGAGTGCAAGTCGTGAAATGATGGCAGGGTTTGGGCACTTCGCACGCACGTGATTTTTTGTTGCTCCAGGCGGCTCCAGCTCCTGCGCGGAGGGAGTATGCCTGGAGGCAAACCAATTCCTATCGATGATCCAAACTATCATCCTTTTCAATGCAACAAGGGGGAACTATATGTTGAAAAATAATTATCGTTATTTTATCATTTTCATGATCATTGTCATCACGATCATCAACTACATTGATAGGGGTGCCTTGTCGTATGCCCAGGCAGAAATCATCGATGAGTTTCATTTAAATCCGGCTAGCTGGGGAGCGATCTTAGGGTACTTTGGATATGGATATATATTCGGGGCATTGTTGGGTGGAGCACTGGCAGACAAAAAAGGACCGAAATTCATGTGGATCATCGCGGGGACCGCCTGGTCAATATTTGAAATCGGGACCATATTCGCCGGTCATATCGGGACGGCATTATTCGGCGGTTCAGCCTTAGCGGGATTTGCCGTGTTTCGTGTTTTATTCGGATTCGCTGAAGGTCCTACACTATCCGTCATGAACAGGACGATGGCCAATTGGGTTTCCCCGAAAGAGAAGGGGTTCGCCGTGGCATTAGGATTGGTTGGAACCCCAATAGGTGCTTTGGTTACTGCCCCTGTTGTCGTTGGCTTGCTTACCTATACAAATTGGAAAGCGACGTTTGTTATTCTTGGACTATTAGGGATCATTTGGGTCGTTATCTGGAATAAAGTCTTCACTAACTTACCTGAAGAACATCCAAGAGTTACTAAAGCCGAGCTGGAAGGCATTCGAAGTGCCGACCAATTGATTCAAGGAGAAACGACATTGGATCAGCAAATGCCTATACCATGGTACCATTTCTTCAAGAACCCTACCTTGGTTATGAATGCCATTGGATATTTCGCTTTTTTATATGTCAATATCCTTTTATTGACCTGGACGCCGAAATACCTGCAGGACGAATTCAATTATTCGCTTTCATCGCTTTCCTATATCGGGATGATCCCTTGGATAGGTGCTATCATTACGGGACTGTTAGGCGGTAAAATCTCGGATCTGCTGCGGGTGAAAACAGGTAATTTACGGATAGCAAGATCTTGGTTCACGGTGGTGTCCCTATTTTGTACAGCTGTTTGTTTCTTGTTGATTCCAACCGTCGAGAGTGCAGCCGCCGTTCTTGCCTTGATGTGTCTCGGCAATGCGTTCAATTATTTACCCAATTCGATCTATTGGATTGTCGTCCTGGACACGGAACCGACAAAAGCAGGAACATTCGGCGGGGTAACGCATTTCATCGCCAATCTCGCCACGATCATTGCACCGACCCTGACAGGAAGTCTTGTCGCCATTCATGGATATAATGCGATGTTCATCGCGGCATCCATCGCCGTCACGATCGGCATGATCGCCATGGTTTTCGTGAAGCCGGGCAAGCAAGGGACATTCCCGCAGGTCACCAATGAAATGGCCGATTCGAAAGCATAGCTCAATAAGAACCTACAGCTTGGCTGGAGCAATCGTCACAGCGATTGCTCTTTTTTTGGAAGATATCGCTTCGATGGTCAGTGCAAGGCAACGGTGGGACCTGAAGCGGGCTTATCAAAAAATTTTAATGGATTAAATCTGAAAATTATAATAATTGGGGGGCGTTTATTTTGAGCGAGCGAACATTTACAATTGATGATGCACCATTTAAAAAGTTCCACTTTAGAATTGCAGGACTTACTTTCGGGTCCAGCTTCTGTGACGGCTATTCCTTAGGAATCATCGCGATGGCTCTGACATTGCTCGGACCGCAATTAGAGCTGAATGCCATGTGGAGCGGTTTGATTGGCAGCTCGGCATTAATCGGGCTTTTTGCAGGTGCATTGGTCCTTGGAAAACTATCTGATCGTATAGGCAGGCAGAAAATCTTCCTTGTCAATTTTTTGCTGATTACCGTTGTGACGATTCTTCAATTTTTCGTTAATGGACCGGCAGAGCTGTTTGTTTTGCGGTTGCTGATAGGTTTTGGGCTTGGAGGAGATTATGCAGTCGGGACAACATTACTTGCAGAATTTTCCCCGAAAAAATATAGGGCCCCGCTCCTCGCATCTTTAAACGTCGTTTGGACGCTTGGTTATGTAGCATCTAACTTTGTCGGATATTATTTAGGACAAGCTGGGCCAGGATCATGGCGCTGGATGCTAGTCAGTGCAGCCATTCCTGCTGTAGTGGTTTTATTCTTGCGGATTGGAACGCCAGAATCTCCA
Coding sequences within:
- a CDS encoding MFS transporter, yielding MLKNNYRYFIIFMIIVITIINYIDRGALSYAQAEIIDEFHLNPASWGAILGYFGYGYIFGALLGGALADKKGPKFMWIIAGTAWSIFEIGTIFAGHIGTALFGGSALAGFAVFRVLFGFAEGPTLSVMNRTMANWVSPKEKGFAVALGLVGTPIGALVTAPVVVGLLTYTNWKATFVILGLLGIIWVVIWNKVFTNLPEEHPRVTKAELEGIRSADQLIQGETTLDQQMPIPWYHFFKNPTLVMNAIGYFAFLYVNILLLTWTPKYLQDEFNYSLSSLSYIGMIPWIGAIITGLLGGKISDLLRVKTGNLRIARSWFTVVSLFCTAVCFLLIPTVESAAAVLALMCLGNAFNYLPNSIYWIVVLDTEPTKAGTFGGVTHFIANLATIIAPTLTGSLVAIHGYNAMFIAASIAVTIGMIAMVFVKPGKQGTFPQVTNEMADSKA
- the hutI gene encoding imidazolonepropionase, with protein sequence MTKPIWIKHAAQLATLAQHGGAPRSKEAMSELGLIEDGSIWMEAGLIQAVGTTKELEERYADRIHEAEVFDAAGHLVTPGLVDPHTHVVYGGSREREFEMRLEGATYMDIMNSGGGIHATTRMTREASEQELMEQTARRLDSFLAHGVTTVEGKSGYGMNVETELKQLRVMKKLQEEHPIDLVPTFMGAHAVPNDYKGREDEFVDHLINDMLPIVSEEKLAEFNDVFCEKGVYTPEQSERILTAGKRYGLIPKIHADEIEPYGGAELAAKVGAISAEHLLKVSQEGIKAMAKSGTIACLLPATALYLREEAAPGRRMVDEGVAVAISTDCNPGSSPTTSMPLVMNLACISMRLTPAEALTAATYNAACAINRQNKVGSLEVGKQADVVLWNVENYQELQYLFGVNHVKSVWKNGVQVVK
- the hutU gene encoding urocanate hydratase, producing the protein MNTTTNKVIRYRGTDLHTKGWQQEAVLRMLMNNLDPEVAERPEDLVVYGGIGKAARNWECFDAIVKSLKELEDDETLLVQSGKPVAIFRTHTDAPRVLLANSNIVPAYANWETFHELDKKGLMMYGQMTAGSWIYIGSQGIVQGTYETFAELAKQHFNSSLKGTITLTAGLGGMGGAQPLAVTMNGGVCIGIDVDETRIDRRIETRYTDVKTDSLDEAIRLATEAKHAGKALSIGLIGNASDLLPEMIARNFIPDVLTDQTSAHDPLNGYTPSGMNMVEAAELRSADPDEYIKLSKASMAKHVSAMLEMMEKGAITFDYGNNIRQVAKDEGVENAFDFPGFVPAYIRPQFCEGKGPFRWVALSGDPEDIYKTDQAILREFADNEHLCNWIKMAQEKIQFQGLPSRICWLGYGERARFGKILNDMVASGELKAPIVIGRDHLDSGSVASPNRETEAMKDGSDVVADWPILNAMVNAVGGATWVSVHHGGGVGMGYSMHAGVVIVADGTKEAGARIERVLTTDPGMGVVRHVDAGYELAEKTAREKGIHIPMLNKGNDES